The following are from one region of the Pleurodeles waltl isolate 20211129_DDA chromosome 4_1, aPleWal1.hap1.20221129, whole genome shotgun sequence genome:
- the LOC138287349 gene encoding zinc finger protein 84-like: protein MLALQETCSWGVDKYIINPEALTKKEESYTCSEIFSLSSPLNHHELTHRGELFCCTECVQSFSHLALLKEHQQTHTVEKPYRCSDCVKSFSQLSHLQRHQQTHTGEKPYHCNECVKSFSRLSHLQRHQRTHTGEKPYDCNECVKSFSCLSHLQRHHRTHTGEKTYHCNECVKSFSRLSHLQLHQRTHTGEKPYHCNECVKSFSRLSHLQRHQRTHTGEKPYRCNECVKSFSLLSHLQRHQRTHTGEKPYHCNECVKRYSQFSHLQRHQQVHTGEKLFHCSECGSSFSKSSTLWSHQRTHTGEKPYHCSDCGSSFSQSSTLRNHQRIHTGEKPFKCNECVKSFCQLSILQRHQLTHTGEKPFKCSECEKSFSQLSNLQCHQRTHTGEKPYHCSECGKSFSRLTHLERHYQTHTGEKPYSCSECLKQFSRLSQLQRHQRTHTGEKPYHCNECAKSFSCLSHLKRHQRTHTGEKPYHCNECMKSFCQLSDLQRHQRTHTGEKPYRSNDYVNSQLSCIQSHQRITEDDSFTIMWDILRPEDKTLII, encoded by the coding sequence ATGTTGGCTCTTCAGGAAACATGTTCATGGGGAGTGGACAAATATATCATCAACCCTGAGGCACTAACCAAGAAAGAAGAATCATACACATGCAGTGAGATCTTTAGTTTGTCATCGCCACTAAACCACCATGAGCTGACACACAGAGGAGAGCTGTTCTGTTGCACTGAATGTGTGCAAAGCTTTAGTCATTTAGCACTCCTAAAAgagcatcagcaaacacacacagtggAAAAGCCATACAGATGCAGTGACTGTGTaaagagctttagtcagttatcacacctccaaagacatcaacaaacacacactggggaaaaaccataccattgcaatgaatgtgtgaagagctttagccggttatcacacctccaaagacatcagcgaacacacacgggGGAAAAACCATACgattgcaatgaatgtgtgaaaAGCTTTAGTTGTTTAtcacacctccaaagacatcatcgaacacacactggggaaaaaacataccattgtaatgaatgtgtgaagagctttagccgGTTATCACACCTACAgctacatcagcgaacacacactggggaaaaaccataccattgcaatgaatgtgtgaagagctttagccggttatcacacctccaaagacatcagcgaacacacacgggggaaaaaccataccgttgtaatgaatgtgtgaagagctttagtctgtTATCACACCtacaaagacatcagcgaacacacactggagaaaaaccataccattgcaatgaatgtgtgaagagaTATAGTCAGTTTtcacacctccaaagacatcagcAAGTGCATACAGGAGAAAAATTattccattgcagtgaatgtggaagtagttttagcaAATCTTCAACATTATGgagtcatcagcgaacacacacaggggaaaaaccatatcaTTGTAGTGattgtggaagtagttttagtcaATCTTCAACATTAAGGAACCATCAGCGAATTCATACAGgcgaaaaaccattcaagtgcaatgaatgtgtgaagagtttTTGTCAGTTATCGATCCTACAAAGACATCAGCTAACACACACAggtgaaaaaccattcaagtgcagtgaatgtgagaagagctttagtcagttatcaaacctacaatgtcatcagcgaacacacacaggggaaaaaccataccattgtagtgaatgtgggaagagctttagTCGGTTAACACACCTTGAAAGACATTATcagacacacacaggagaaaaaccatacagTTGTAGTGAATGTTTGAAGCAATTTAGTCGGTTATCACAACTCCAacgacatcagcgaacacacacaggggaaaaaccatatcaTTGCAATGAATGTGCAAAGAGCTTTAGTTGTTTATCGCACCTcaaaagacatcagcgaacacacacaggggaaaagccataccattgcaatgaatgtatGAAGAGTTTTTGTCAGTTATCAGATctccaaagacatcagcgaacacacacaggagaaaagccataCAGGAGCAATGACTATGTGAACagtcaattatcatgcattcaaagCCATCAGAGAATTACAGAAGATGATTCATTTACAATTATGTGGGACATTTTAAGGCCAGAGGATAAAACGTTGATCATATAA